From Kitasatospora sp. MAP12-44:
GGAGAGCGTCTGCCGGTAGGGGTCGCCCTCGTGCTCGATCTTCCCGTCCACCCAGGCCGTGGAGCCCGAGACATGGACGTAGTCACCGGCGGCGACCGCCCGCGAGTAGCCGAACTGCTCCTCCCAGGGGGAGAATCCGGCGACCCTGCCACGCACGATCCGAGGGTCTGTCACGACATGGCCTCCAGGGCCTCTTCGAGGGTGAACTTCTGCTCGTAGAGGGCCTTGCCCACAATCGAACCCTCGACACCTTCCGGCACCAGGGTGGCGATCGCGCGCAGGTCGTCGAGCGAGGAGACCCCGCCGCTGGCGACCACGGGCTTGTCGGTGGCGGCGCAGACGTCGCGCAGCAGCTGCAGGTTGGGGCCGGTCAGGGTGCCGTCGCGGTTGACGTCGGTGACGACGTAGCGGGCGCAGCCCTCGGAGTCGAGGCGGGCCAGCACCTCGAACAGGTCGCCGCCGTCACGGGTCCAGCCGCGGCCGCGCAGGGTGGTGCCGACCACGTCCAGGCCGACCGCGATCTTGTCGCCGTGCTCGGCGATCACCTTGGCGACCCACTCCGGGCTCTCCAGCGCGGCGGTGCCCAGGTTGACCCGGGTGCAGCCGGTGGCCAGCGCGGCGGCGAGCGACGCGTCGTCGCGGATGCCGCCGGAGAGCTCGACCTTGATGTCCAGCGCGGCGGTCACCTCGCGCAGCAGCTCGCGGTTGCTGCCGGTGCCGAAGGCGGCGTCGAGGTCGACCAGGTGCAGCCACTCGGCGCCGGCGTTCTGCCAGGCGAGAGCGGCCGCGAGGGGCTCACCGAAGGAAGTCTCGGTGCCGGAGGCGCCCTTGACCAGGCGCACGGCCTGGCCGTCCCGGACGTCGACGGCGGGCAGCAGTTCGAGGCGGCTCATGGCAGGCAACTTTCCTGGCAGCAGGGAGGGTTGAGAGAAAATTCGCAGAGAGCGAGAACGGGCATCACAGCGTGTCGACCCAGTTGGTCAGCAGCGCGGCGCCGGCGTCGCCGGACTTCTCCGGATGGAACTGGGTCGCCCACAGCGGCCCGTTCTCGACGGCCGCGACGAACGGCTGCCCGTGCGTGGTCCAGCTGACCAGCGGGGCGTTCAGCCGCGCGTTGTTGGACTCCAGCTCCCAGCGGCGCACGCCGTAGGAGTGCACGAAGTAGAAGCGGGTCTCGGGGTCCAGGCCCGCGAAGAGCCGGCTGCCCTCGGGCGTGTCGACGGTGTTCCAGCCCATGTGCGGGACGATCGGCGCGTCCAGCGGCTCGACGGTGCCGGGCCACTCGTCGCAGCCCGCCGTCTCCACTCCGTGCTCGACGCCGCGCTCGAAGAGGATCTGCATGCCGACGCAGATCCCGAGCACCGGACGGCCGCCGGCCAGCCGCCGTCCGATGATCTGCTCGCCGCGCACCGCGCGCAGCCCGCGCATGCAGGCCTCGAAGGCGCCGACGCCCGGCACCAGCAGTCCGTCCGCGTCCAGCGCCTGCTGGAAGTCGGAGCTGACGGTGACGTTCGCGCCGGTCCGCTCCACCGCGCGCTGGGCGGAGCGCAGGTTGCCGGATCCGTAGTCGAAGACCACAACGTTCTTGGCCATGAAGGGACTCCGTAACTAAAAGAAGCGAGAGGCGCTAGAGGCGCAGGGCGCCGGCGGCGAGGCAGAGCACCGAGCCGATGCCGAGGACGGCGATGACGCCCTTGGGCAGCTTCTGCTTCCAGAACGAGTACACCCCGGCCCCGAGGAAGAGGCCGACGGCGATCAGGATGGTCGAGCTGCTCACAGTGCGCCCTTGGTCGAGGGGAGGATGCCGGCCGCGCGCGGGTCGAACTCGGCGGCGTAACGCAGCGCCCGCGCGAGCGCCTTGAACTGGCACTCCACGATGTGGTGGGCGTTGCGCCCGTACGGCACGTGGATGTGCAGCGCTATCTGGGCCTGCGCGACGAAGGACTCGAAGATGTGCCGGGTCATCGTCACGTCGTACGAGCCGATCATCGGCGCCATCGACTCCGGCTCGGTGTGCACCAGGTACGGGCGGCCGGACAGGTCCACGGTGACCTGGGCCAGCGACTCGTCCAGCGGGACCGTGCAGTTGCCGAAGCGGTAGATGCCGACCTTGTCGCCGAGCGCCTGCTTGAACGCCGCGCCCAACGCGAGGGCGGTGTCCTCGATCGTGTGGTGGGTGTCGATGTGCAGGTCGCCCTCGGTCTTCACGGTGAGGTCGAAGAGGCCGTGGCGGCCCAGCTGGTCGAGCATGTGGTCGTAGAACCCCACGCCCGTGGAGATGTCGGTCTTGCCGGTGCCGTCGAGATCGATCTCGACCAGGACCGAGGTCTCCTTGGTGGTGCGCTCGATGCGCCCGATACGGGACATAGGTGGGTTACAGCTCCTGAGAAGAGGCGCGCACGGAGTGCGTCCTTGGAAGGGTGGCGGCGGGCGACGGGAGGGCGGTGGTGACGGCGTCCAGGAAGGCGTCGTTCTCGGCCGGGGTGCCCGCGGTGACCCGCAGCCGCCCCGGAACGCCGTTGTCGCGGATCAGGACGCCGCGGTCGAGGATCGCCTGCCAGACGGCGTGCGGGTCCTCGAAGGTCCCGAACTGGATGAAGTTCGAGTCGGAGTCGGTGACCTCCAGGCCGAGCGCGCGCAGCGCCTCGACCACCCGGTCACGCTCCGCCTTCAGCCGCTCGACGTAGCCGAGCAGGGTGTCGGTGTGCTCCAGGCAGGCCAGCGCGGTCGCCTGGGTGACGGCGGACAGGTGGTACGGCAGCCGCACCAGCTGCACCGCGTCCACCACCGCCGGGTCGGCGGCCAGGTAGCCGAGCCGCAGCCCGGCCGCGCCGAAGGCCTTGGACATCGTCCGGGTGACCACCATCAGCGGCCGGCCGGCCAGCAGCGGCAGCAGCGAGTCGCGGTGGGAGAACTCCACGTACGCCTCGTCGACGATCACCATCGTCGGCTTGACGGCCTGCGCGGCGTCGTAGAGCGCGAGCACGGTGTCCGCGGCCACGGCGGTGCCGGTCGGGTTGTTCGGCGAGCAGACGAAGAGCACGTCCGGGCGGTGCTCGGCCAGCGCGGCGACCGCCGCGTCCAGGTCGATGGTGAAGTCGGCGCGGCGCGGGCCGGCGATCCAGCGGGTGCCGGTGCCGCGCGAGATCAGCTCGTGCATCTGGTACGACGGCTCGAAGCCGAGCGCGGCGCGGCCGGGGCCGCCGAAGGTCTGCAGCAGCTGCTGGATGACCTCGTTGGAGCCGTTGGCCGCCCACACCTGCTCGCGGGCGACGGCGAAGCCGGTGGTCCGGGTGAGGTAGCCGGCCAGGCCGTCGCGCAGCTCGACGGCGTCGCGGTCGGGGTAGCGGTTGAGATTGCGCGCGGCCGCGGCGACCCGCTCGGCGATCCGGGCCACCAGCGGCTCGGGCAGCTGGTACGGGTTCTCGTTGGTGTTCAGCTGGACGGGGACGTCCAGCTGCGGCGCGCCGTAGGGGGACTGTCCGCGCAGCTCGTCGCGGACCGGCAAGTCGTCGATCTTCACTGACCAGGAACCGTCCAGTCGAAGCGGGCACGGATGGCGTCGCCGTGACCGGGCAGGTCCTCGGCGTTGGCGAGGTTGACCACGTGCACCGCGACGTCGGCCAGCGCCTCGCGGTTGTAGTCGATCACGTGGATGCCGCGCAGGAAGGACTGCACCGACAGGCCCGAGGAGTGGCAGGCGCAGCCGGCCGTGGGCAGCACGTGGTTGGAGCCGGCCGCGTAGTCACCAAGCGAGACCGGCGCGTACGGGCCGACGAAGATCGCGCCCGCGTTGCGCACCCGGGCGGCCACCGCGTGGGCGTCCCGGGTCTGGATCTCCAGGTGCTCGGCGGCGTAGGCATTGACCACGGCCAGGCCCTGCTCGACGTCGTCGACCAGCAGGATGCCGGACTGCCGGCCGCTCAGCGCCTCGGTGACCCGCTCGCGGTGCTTGGTGTTCGCCACCTGCACGGCCAGCTCGGCCTCCACCCCGTCGGCCAGCGCCACGGAGTCGGTGACCAGCACGGAGGCGGCCATCGGGTCGTGCTCGGCCTGGCTGATCAGGTCGGCGGCGACGTCGCGCGGCGAGGCGCTTTCGTCGGCCAGCACGGCGATCTCGGTCGGGCCCGCCTCGGCGTCGATCCCGATCCGGCCCTTGAGCAGGCGCTTGGCGGAGGCCACGTAGATGTTGCCGGGGCCGGTCACCAGGTTGACGGGGGCGCACTCGGCGGTCCCGTAGGCGAACATCGCGATCGCCTGCGCGCCGCCGACCGAGTACACCTCGGTGACGCCGAGCAGCGCGCACGCGGCCAGGATCGCCGGGTGGACGCGGCCTCCGAAGTCCTTCTGCGGCGGCGAGGTGACCGCGATGCCCTGGACGCCGGCCTCCTGGGCGGGCACCACGTTCATCACCACGGAGGACGGGTAGACGGCCAGGCCGCCCGGCACGTACAGGCCGACCCGGTCGACCGGCAGCCAGCGCTCGGTCACCGAGCCGCCCGGCACCACCTGCACGGTGTGGTCGGTACGGCGCTGCGCGCGGTGCACCAGGCGGGCCCGGCGGATCGACTCCTCCAGCGCGGCGCGCACCTTCGGGTCCAGGGTCTCCAGCGCGGCGGTGATCTCCGCCTCGGGCACCCGGGTGCTGGTCAGCGTGACGCCGTCGAAACGCTCGGTGATCTCGATCAGCGCCGCGACCCCACGATGGCGTACGTCCTCGCAGATCGGCCGCACCTTCTCCAGGGCGGCCTCGACGTCGAACTCGGCACGGGGCAGCAGGTCGCGCGGATCATCGGTGGAGCCGCGGAGGTCGATTCGTGAGATCACGGGGTCAAGTGTAAGGAGTGGCCGGAACCCTCGGTCCCGCATTTCACTCCGTGATACGAAAGCCGAGACAGCCAAGATCGTCGGGGGGACGCGGATGGAACGGGCACCGGGCAACTGGAACGCGGTCGAGCGGGGGCTCTGGCGCGCCTTCCGCGAGGGCCGGCCGTACGACCTGCGCTCACCGGATCCGGACCTGAACGACCCGACGAAGGCCGTCGTCTGGGGGCCGGAGCGAACGGTGCGGGCCGAGGTGCTGGCCCGGCTGCTGCTCGCCGGTCCCACCGCCCTGCCCGGCTCGGTACGAGCCCTCAAGCTCACCGGCGCCCTGATCACCGGACGCCTCGACCTGGCCGGCGGGCGGATCGAGGACTTCATCGAGCTGCGCGGCTGCCTCTTCGACACCCAGATACTGCTCTCCGAGGCGCACGCCGGCACCATCCGCTTCGACGGCTGCTGGTTCCCCCGGGTCGACGCCTCCCGGCTGTGCACCTCGGGCGACCTGGTCTTCGCCCGCTGCGTGGTGGCCGCCGGGCTGCGCCTGACGGACGCCCAGATCGGCACCGACCTGATCGCCAACCACCTGGTGGTCGGCAGCGACCAGTACGGCAGCTCCTTCTCCGCCGACGGCCTCACCGTCAGCCAGGACTTCGAGGCCGACCGGCTGGTCTCCTACGGCGAGCTGAGCCTGCGGACCGCCCGGATCGGCGGCCGGCTCTCGCTGCGCGGCGCCGAACTGCGCGCCCTGCGCGGCCAGCGAGACTGCCTCAACGCACCCCGGCTCACCGTGGGCAACACCTTCTATCTGAGCGGCTGGCTGCCCGGCAGCCAGCTCGGCCAGATGTACGGCACCGGCTACGGCGAGGCCGCGCCGACCGGCGGCGCCAGCATCCCCTTCCACGCGTGGGGCGGGGTCCGGCTGAACGACGGCCGCTTCGAGAGCGCCTGCCTGATCGCCGGCGCCGAGTTCCACCTGGGACCCGGCCGGGAGCTCTCGATGCGCCGGATCCAGACCCCCGAGCTGCGGTTCAGCTGCCCGTACCCGCCCAGCGGGCACGTCTCGCTCTCCCGCGCGCGGATCGGCAACCTGGTCGACACCCCGGAGGCCTGGCCGCCAGGTGACATCGGGCTGACCGGCTTCACCTACGAGTCGCTGCGCCCGGCCGCGGCCTTCACGGTCCGTCAGCGCATCGCGTGGCTGGACGGCGCGCGGGGCGAATTCCAGCCAGAGGCGTACGAGCAGCTGGCCGCCGCGCTGCGCCGGGACGGCTCCGACGAGGACGCCCGCGAGGTGCTCTACGCCAAGCAGCGCCGCCGCCGCAGGTCGCTGCCGCTGCCCGGCCGGATCTGGGGCAGGGTGCAGGACGTCACCGTCGGCTACGGCTACCGCCCCGGCCGCGCCGCGCTCTGGCTGGTCGCCGCCTGGGCGCTCGGCACGCTGTTCTTCCTGCTGCACCGCCCAGCTCCGCTGAAGGCCGACGAGGTGCCGCACTGGAACGCCGCGCTGTTCGCGCTGAGCAAGGTGCTGCCGATCGTCGACCTCGGCCAGGACGGCTGGAACCCGGGGGGCGTCGGGCAGTTGGTGAGCGCGGCGCTGGTGCTCACCGGCTGGGTGCTGGCCACCACCGCCGCCGCGGGCGCCACCCGGCTGCTCCAGCGCGGCTGATCCGGTCCCGGGCGCACAGAACGGCGGCGCACGGGAGGCCCCGGGCCAACTACGCTGTGCGCCGTGACAGAACGGCTCCCGATCTTCCCGCTCAACTCGGTGCTCTATCCCGGACTGGTGCTGCCCCTGCACGTCTTCGAGGAACGCTACCGGCGGCTGGTCGCCGATCTGCTCGCCCAACCCGAGGACCAGCCACGGCGGTTCGGGGTGCTGGCGATCAAGGACGGCCGCGAGGTCGCCCCGGTCGGCGAGAGCGAGAAGCCGGCCGGCCCGCTGGACGGCCTGGGCACAACGAGCGGCAACCCGCTGGAGGCGCTGCACCACATCGGCTGCGTCGCGGACGTCGCCAGCGTGGAGCCCCAGCCGGACGGCCGCTACGAACTGCTGATCACCGGGACCACCCGGTTCCGGCTGCGCGCGATGGAGACCGGCGGCCGCTACCTGGTCGGCGAGGTGGAGACGATCGAGGAGGAGCTCGGCAACGGCGCCGGCACCCTGGCGGGCGGCGTCGAGCGGGCCTTCCGCGCGTACCAGAAGCGGCTGGCGGGCGCCCGCAATGCCAGCCTGAGCGGGGAGCAGGAGCTGCCGGACGACCCGCAGGTGCTCTCCTACCTGGTGGCCGCCGCCTCGGTGCTGGACATCCCGGTCAAGCAGAAGCTGCTGGCCTGCCCCGACACCGCGACCCGGCTGACCACCGAGCTGGAACTGCTGCGCCGGGAGACCGCGCTGCTCGCCTGGCTGCCGTCGCTCCCCGCCGTGGACCTGACCCGGCAGGCGTTCAGCCCCAACTGAGAGGACCTGCCGCAGATGGCGAAGAAGCAACCCGGCCAGGGCACCCCCGCGACCGTCGCCCTGGCAGCCGCCGGCGTCCCGTTCACCGTGCACGCCTACGCTCACGACCCGGCCGCGGCCTCGTACGGCGCCGAGGCCGCACAGGCGCTGGGTGTCGCGGCGCAGCGGGTCTTCAAGACCCTGGTGGCCGAGGTGGACGGCGCGCTGACCGTCGGCGTGGTGCCGGTGGCCGGGCAGCTTGACCTCAAAGCCCTGGCCGCCGCGGTGGGCGGCAAGAAGGCGGTGATGGCCGACCCGGCCGCCGCCGAGCGCAGCAGCGGCTACGTGCGCGGCGGGATCTCCCCGCTGGGCCAGCGCCGGGCGCTGCGCACGGTGCTGGACAGCAGCGCGCTCGACCACCCGACGGTCTTCGTCTCGGGCGGCCGGCGCGGTCTGGACGTCGAGCTGGCGCCGGCCGACCTGGTGAGCCTGACCCGGGCAGTCACCGCCCCGATCGGCCGCGCCTGAGCTACTTGGCGTCCTCGGAGGCCTCAATGACCGGCGGCGCCTCGACATCCGACCCGTCGGCAGGCGGCAACTGCTGCGGCTCGGCCCAGTACGGCGGCGGCTCCTCCTCGCGCTTGCCGAAGGCCGCCGACAGCCCGAGCAGCACCACCATCGCGCTCATCGACCAGACCAGCAGCGCGCCCTTGGCACCCAGCGCCAGCGCCTCGTTGAAGGTGTGCCCGTCGCCGACCTGCTTGGCGTGCCCCACCACGTCGCTGGTCGGACCGAGCGTGATGCCGAGCTTCCAGGCCACCACCGAGCCGACCAGCCCGCCGACCGCCAGCCCCACCGCGACCGCGATCCCGCCGCCGCGCCGGCGGGTGGCCAGGAACGCGGCCACCGCCGTGACGATGCCGATCCCGGCGCCCAGCAGCGCGAAGACGCTGTCCGCGCCCGCCCGCTGCTCGCCCTCGGGGTCGACGTAGAGCACCTGGTGCCCCTGCACGATCAGCGGCACCTCGGGCGCGATCCAGACCCAGAGCAGGCCCATGACCACACCGAGCAGCGCGCAGGCCAGCGCGACCGGCGCGCCGACCTTCAGTTCAGCCCCGACCCGGCGGGCGACAGCGGCCTTGGGGCGAGGTGCGAGCGCTCCGGCGTCCGGAGAAATGTTCGGTACGGTCACCGCTCCATCGTTTCACGTCAATCCTGCGGATTCCGCTAACGGGTAGTGGCGCGGCGGTATGCCCAGGTCGCCAGGGTCAGCGAGAGCACCCCGACCCCGGCGCAGACCGCCAGGTCAGCGCCGACCGCCGCCCAGTCCGGCCGCGCCGCGAAGCTCCGCGCGAAGGCCTCCACCCCGTACGTCGAGGGCAGCGCGTCCCGCAGCCACTGGACGGCCTGCGGCAGATGGCCGGCCGGCAGCACGCCCAGCAGCAGCGCCGCCGACATGCCGAGCTGGCCCAGCATGGTGGCGATCTCCTGCTTGGGCGCCAGCAGCCCGCAGGCCGCGCCGAGGCCGGAGAGCGCGGCGCCCGCCAGCGGCACCACCGCCAGCAGCACCCACAGGTGCGCCCAGGAGAGCCCGAAGAGCCACGCCCCCACCCCGGCCGTCACCAGCGACCCGGGCAGCGTGAACGAGGCGAACGCGGCGGCCGCGCCGAGCACCACCGAGGCAGCCGGCACCGGCAGCGTCGCGTAGTGGTCCAGGCCGCCGGTGGCGCGCAACCGTCCGAAGTACTGGGCGAGCAGGTTGAGCGCCACAAAGGCCACCACCAGCACGCTGGAGCCCGCCACCACCGCCCGCGCGGACGGGTTGTCGCCCGCGTCGACCACCCCGCGCATCATCACCAGGATGCCGATCGACTGGAAGGAGGCGACGAACATCAGCGGGATCCGGGCCACCTTGGCCCGGGCCAGCTGCGCCCGGTAGACAGCGGCCAGCGCGGGCAGCAGCCGGGCCGCGGGGGCCAGCGGCGCGGCCGCGGCCCGGGCGGGGGCGGCGGGAACGGTGAGCAGGGTCACTTCGCCAGTCCTCCATGACGCCCGCCGAGCCGGAGGTAGGCGTCCTCCAGGCTCGGGGTGGCCAGCGTGAAGTCGTCCAGGGCGGCGAAGGCCGGCCCGGTGGTCACCGCGGCGACCAGCTCCCTGGCCTCCTCGGGGGTGGTGCGCAGCGTCCAGCGCCGCCCGGTGCGCTCGGCCCGGTCGGCCAGCAGGGCGACCGCCGGGACCTCCAGCGGCGCCTCGCCGCGCCACACCAGGTCGAGCCGCACATCCCCGTCGACCAGCGCCTTCAGACCGCCCGGGGTGTCGCAGGCGATCACCCGGCCCTCGTCCAGTACGGCGACCCGGTCGAGCACGGTCTCCGCCTCGATGACGTTGTGGGTGACCAGCAGCACGGTGGTGCCGCGCTCGGCCCGGCGGCGGTCCACCGCGGCCCAGACGGCGCGCCGGGCCACCGGGTCCATGCCGGTGGTGGGCTCGTCCAGGACCAGCAGCGGGCGCTCGCCGACCAGCGCGGCGGCGAAGCAGGCCAGTCGGCGTTGGCCGCCGGAGAGCTTGGCCAGCGGACGGGCCGCGAGCGGCTCCAGGCCCAGCTCGGCGAGCACCTCGGCGCTCTGCGCGCGCGCCTGGGCGCGGGTGAGGCCGCGCAGCCGACCGGTGGTCTCGGCGGCCAGCGCGACGGTCAACTCGTCCAGCGCGGTGGACTCCTGGCCCAGGTAGCCGAGCAGTCGGGCGGCCCGGTCGGGGTGGCGCACGATGTCGTGGCCGAGGATCTCGATGCTGCCGGTGTCGGGTCGCAGCAGGCCGGTGAGCTGGCGCACCAGGGTCGACTTGCCGGCGCCGTTGGGGCCGAGCAGACCGAAGATCTCACCCTGGTGGATCTCCAGGTCGACCCCGTCGGTGGCCCGGATCTCGCCGTAGCTCTTGCTGAGGCCGCGGACGGAGCAGCAGGGCAGCAGGGGGGTCTCGCTCACGAGCGAAGACTCTACGCGCTGACCATGAGGATCCCGACCACAGGTCCTTCCCGTTGATCAGTCGTCCACGACCACCAGCTCGCCGCCCGGCACCCGCAGCGCCAGCTCCTTCCAGAAGCCGGCCCGGATCGCGTAGCGGTCGTGCTCGTCGATCTGGTCGTCCTTGTGCGCGAGCAGCCCGAACCGCGCGGCGTAGCGCAGCAGCTCGCCATCGACCCGGTGCGGGATCCGCGGGTAGTCGCCCCACAGCGTGGTGAGCCGTTCGCGGTCGCCGAGCCGGTCGGTCCAGCGGCGGGCGAAGACCTGGCCGACCTCGTGCGGATCGCCGCCGATCGCGGTGATGTCCTCCTCGCGGTCGGCCCAGCGCTGCTCGGCGGTGGTCAGCTGGGCCAGCGTGGGCAGCGAGTCGCCTGGCCCGGCGGTCTCGGCGGCCGGGCGGTCCACCCAGCCGCGGTCGGAGGACCAGCGCAGCACCGGCCCGTTGGCGGCGACGGCCGCCGGCGCCGGGTGGGCGGTGGTCGCAGTGCGGCCGGCCAGGTCCTTGGGGGTGGGGACGACCTTGAGCGCGGCGGGCGCCTGGGCGGGCTCGGCGGCCGGCTCGGGCGGCTCGGCAGCGGCCGGACGGGGCGAGGAGCCGGTCGGGCGCAGGCTGTGCGCGGGCGGGGCGGCCAGGATCTTGGCGATCTCCGGCGGCGGCCCGGCGGGCGGGAACGCGACGGCGGGCTCGCGCAGCCGCACCGAGCGGGTGATCCACTCACGGTCCAGCACCCGGCGCTCGTCGGCCTCGCCGACCAGGTCCTCGGACTGGTTGAAGTCGCCGTCGGCGGCCTGCAGCGCCCAGAGGTGGACGGCGACGCCGTGCTCCTTGGCGGACATCATGCCGGGCAGCAGATCGCCGTCGCCGGTGACCAGCACCACGTCGGCGCAGGCCCGGTTGCGGGCGAGTTCGGAGAGCTCGGCGTGCATCGCGGCGTCGACGCCCTTCTGCACCCAGCGACCCTCGGCCCGGGTCAGCGCGCCGAGTCGCACCGTCACCCGGGGCAGCACCCGCAGCCGGCGGTGCTCGGGCATCGGGCGGCGCTCGGGGGCCGCGTCGAACCAGTAGATCCGCAGCAGCGGCAGCCCGGTCTCCTCCTCGGCCCGCTCGCGCAGCGAGGCGATCAGGGCGGTGTGGTCCACCGTCACCCTGGATCGGGAGGACTCTCCGGCGAGCAGGCTGGCGGCGGCACCCAGCAGGTATCCCGCGTCCACGAGGACGACGCAGCGGTCCACTTCCCGCACCTCTCTCCCGGTCGGCCCGGTGGCGGCCGGACCCCACCCTTGACCCTTGTCCGATCACCTCTGTGGCGTGCGGTACGGAGCAGTCTGCCCGAGCGGTGGCCTCTGGAGGGACCCGCCCGACCGTTGCGGTCTTCTTTACCCTCCGACGGAGCCGTGAATCACCCGGCTGCCCCCGCTCTGCGCTGGGCCAAGCGGCGGTGTGGATCACCCGGCCCTCGGGCCGCCCACCGGTGCGGGGCGGGCAGCCCGACGGCTCGCACACGCTCAGCCGAGCCGCGCGGCGACCAGCTCGGCGATCTGGACGGCGTTCAGCGCGGCGCCCTTGCGCAGGTTGTCATTGGAGAGGAAGAACGACAGGCCGTGCTCCACGGTCTCGTCCGCCCGCAGCCGCCCGACGAAGGTCGGGTCCTGGCCGGCCGCCTGCAGCGGGGTGGGGATCTCGCAGAGCTCGACGCCCGGCGCTGCGGCCAGCAGCTCGCGGGCCCGCTCGGGGCTGATCGGACGCTCGAAGCGGGCGTTGACCTGCAGCGAGTGGCCGGTGAAGACCGGGACCCGGACGCAGGTGCCGGCCACCTTGAGGTCCGGGATCCCCAGGATCTTGCGGCTCTCGTGGCGCAGCTTCTGCTCCTCGTCGGTCTCGTTGGAGCCGTCGTCGACGATCGAGCCGGCCAGCGGCAGCACATTGAAGGCGATCGGGCGGACGTAGACGCCGGGCTCGGGGTACTCCACCGCCGAGCCGTCGTGGGTCAGCGCCGCCGCGTCGGGGGCGACCTTGGCGGCCTGCTCCTGCAGCTCGGCCACACCGGCCAGGCCGCTGCCGGAGACCGCCTGGTAGGTGGCGACGACCAGCGCGCTGAGCCCGGCCTCCTCGTGCAGCGGGCGCAGCACCGGCATGGCCGCCATCGTGGTGCAGTTCGGGTTGGCGATGATGCCCTTGGGCAGGTCGGCGATCGCCTCCGGGTTGACCTCGGCCACCACCAGCGGGACCTCGGGGTCGCGCCGCCAGGCCGAGGAGTTGTCGATCACCACGGCGCCGGCCGCCGCCACCTTGGGCGCCAGCTCCCTGGAGGTCGCGCCGCCGGCCGAGAAGATCACGATGTCCAGGCCGCTGTAGTCGGCGGTGGCCGCGTCCTCCACGGTGACCTGACCGCCCTGCCACGGCAGCTGCTTGCCTGCCGAGCGGGCCGAGGCGAAGAGCCGCAGCTGCTCCACCGGGAACGCCCGCTCCGCCAGGATCGCG
This genomic window contains:
- a CDS encoding ABC transporter permease, giving the protein MTLLTVPAAPARAAAAPLAPAARLLPALAAVYRAQLARAKVARIPLMFVASFQSIGILVMMRGVVDAGDNPSARAVVAGSSVLVVAFVALNLLAQYFGRLRATGGLDHYATLPVPAASVVLGAAAAFASFTLPGSLVTAGVGAWLFGLSWAHLWVLLAVVPLAGAALSGLGAACGLLAPKQEIATMLGQLGMSAALLLGVLPAGHLPQAVQWLRDALPSTYGVEAFARSFAARPDWAAVGADLAVCAGVGVLSLTLATWAYRRATTR
- a CDS encoding ABC transporter ATP-binding protein, which encodes MSETPLLPCCSVRGLSKSYGEIRATDGVDLEIHQGEIFGLLGPNGAGKSTLVRQLTGLLRPDTGSIEILGHDIVRHPDRAARLLGYLGQESTALDELTVALAAETTGRLRGLTRAQARAQSAEVLAELGLEPLAARPLAKLSGGQRRLACFAAALVGERPLLVLDEPTTGMDPVARRAVWAAVDRRRAERGTTVLLVTHNVIEAETVLDRVAVLDEGRVIACDTPGGLKALVDGDVRLDLVWRGEAPLEVPAVALLADRAERTGRRWTLRTTPEEARELVAAVTTGPAFAALDDFTLATPSLEDAYLRLGGRHGGLAK
- a CDS encoding NYN domain-containing protein — encoded protein: MDRCVVLVDAGYLLGAAASLLAGESSRSRVTVDHTALIASLRERAEEETGLPLLRIYWFDAAPERRPMPEHRRLRVLPRVTVRLGALTRAEGRWVQKGVDAAMHAELSELARNRACADVVLVTGDGDLLPGMMSAKEHGVAVHLWALQAADGDFNQSEDLVGEADERRVLDREWITRSVRLREPAVAFPPAGPPPEIAKILAAPPAHSLRPTGSSPRPAAAEPPEPAAEPAQAPAALKVVPTPKDLAGRTATTAHPAPAAVAANGPVLRWSSDRGWVDRPAAETAGPGDSLPTLAQLTTAEQRWADREEDITAIGGDPHEVGQVFARRWTDRLGDRERLTTLWGDYPRIPHRVDGELLRYAARFGLLAHKDDQIDEHDRYAIRAGFWKELALRVPGGELVVVDD
- a CDS encoding aspartate-semialdehyde dehydrogenase codes for the protein MKIGIVGATGQVGAVVRAILAERAFPVEQLRLFASARSAGKQLPWQGGQVTVEDAATADYSGLDIVIFSAGGATSRELAPKVAAAGAVVIDNSSAWRRDPEVPLVVAEVNPEAIADLPKGIIANPNCTTMAAMPVLRPLHEEAGLSALVVATYQAVSGSGLAGVAELQEQAAKVAPDAAALTHDGSAVEYPEPGVYVRPIAFNVLPLAGSIVDDGSNETDEEQKLRHESRKILGIPDLKVAGTCVRVPVFTGHSLQVNARFERPISPERARELLAAAPGVELCEIPTPLQAAGQDPTFVGRLRADETVEHGLSFFLSNDNLRKGAALNAVQIAELVAARLG